DNA sequence from the Acidobacteriota bacterium genome:
GCGGGCGTGGCGGCCTTCCTGGACCGCTTTCGGGTCATCTCGCTGCCGGCCGACGTCTACATCGTCGAGTATGTGCCGTTTCTGGTCCGGGGCAGCGACGTGCTCATCGTGGTGGCCTCAACGGTGGTCTTCACCGGCGCTGCTTCGCTGCTGAGCGCGCGCAGGGCGAGCCGCCTGGATCCGGTCGAGGCGATGCGGAGCGCCCGGACATGATCTCCGTGTCCGGAGTCACCAAGGCCTACCGCGACGGCGAAGTCCGGCGTCAGGTGCTACGCGGCGTCGATCTCGAACTCGCCCCCGGCGGTACGGTCGCCATCGTCGGACCCTCGGGCTCGGGGAAGTCGACCCTGCTGAACATCCTCGGGGCGCTGGATACCGCCGACGCCGGGACGGTCCGTATCGACGGCGTGGACGTCTCCGCCTCCAGGCCGGCGGCGCTGGCCGGGTTCCGGAACCGCTCCCTCGGATTCGTGTTCCAGTTTCACCAGTTACTGCCCGATTTCACGGCGATCGAGAACGTGATCATGCCGGGACGGATCGCGGGCCGTTCCGCGGCGTCGCTTCTGGCCGACGGGCTGGAACTGCTCGATCAGGTCGGGCTCAAGGATCGTGCCGCCGACTTTCCCCAGCAGCTATCCGGCGGTGAGCGGCAGCGTGTGGCGATCTGCCGCGCGCTGGTGCTCG
Encoded proteins:
- a CDS encoding ABC transporter ATP-binding protein, encoding MISVSGVTKAYRDGEVRRQVLRGVDLELAPGGTVAIVGPSGSGKSTLLNILGALDTADAGTVRIDGVDVSASRPAALAGFRNRSLGFVFQFHQLLPDFTAIENVIMPGRIAGRSAASLLADGLELLDQVGLKDRAADFPQQLSGGERQRVAICRALVLEPPVLLADEPTGNLDAASGEQVLELLAGLRRRRGTTMVLVTHNPEVARRCGSVLRLDGGRLTPA